A window of the Tiliqua scincoides isolate rTilSci1 chromosome 5, rTilSci1.hap2, whole genome shotgun sequence genome harbors these coding sequences:
- the LOC136651595 gene encoding claudin-4-like, whose protein sequence is MASVGFQILGMALSVIGWIGSILTCALPMWKVTAFIGISIVTAQTTWEGLWMNCVVQSTGQMQCKVYDSMLALPQDLQAARALMVICVLLAILALLIGIVGAKCTNCVEDENAKARIVVVAGVVFIVAGLLCLIPVSWSANTVIRDFYNPLVVESQKRELGPSLYIGWASAALLILGGSLLCCNCPKKESNNYSARYTAAPSQPRSDYPSKNYV, encoded by the coding sequence ATGGCCTCCGTTGGTTTCCAGATCCTGGGCATGGCTCTGTCAGTGATAGGCTGGATTGGGTCTATCCTCACGTGTGCTCTGCCCATGTGGAAGGTCACAGCATTCATTGGCATCAGCATTGTGACAGCTCAGACCACCTGGGAGGGGCTGTGGATGAACTGTGTTGTGCAAAGCACTGGTCAGATGCAGTGCAAAGTGTATGATTCTATGCTGGCCCTGCCCCAGGACCTCCAAGCTGCCCGAGCCCTCATGGTCATCTGTGTGCTGCTAGCTATCCTGGCCCTGCTGATTGGCATTGTGGGGGCCAAGTGCACCAACTGTGTGGAGGATGAGAATGCCAAGGCACGCATTGTTGTTGTTGCCGGTGTTGTGTTCATTGTGGCAGGTCTCCTCTGCCTCATCCCTGTGTCCTGGTCAGCCAACACTGTCATCCGCGACTTCTACAACCCACTGGTGGTTGAAAGCCAGAAGAGAGAGCTGGGGCCCTCCCTCTACATCGGCTGGGCGTCCGCTGCCTTGTTGATCCTTGGAGGGTCTCTCCTGTGCTGCAATTGCCCCAAGAAGGAGAGCAACAACTACAGTGCTCGATATACAGCAGCTCCTTCTCAACCCCGAAGCGATTATCCCAGCAAGAACTATGTCTGA